From Thalassococcus sp. S3, one genomic window encodes:
- a CDS encoding cyclopropane-fatty-acyl-phospholipid synthase family protein, translating into MTLIDPIPLPAQDAQLLTAENRKALTRHLPAMVRQALGILTTLEYGTLDIALPGGACFRIETSTPQPSADITIRSYDFIAKAIRRGDIGVAEGFMDAEWSSTDLTRFLELFCYNAHLIHERIDSNPIARLMLRFQHWLNRNTKTQARRNIAAHYDLGNPFYELWLDPSMTYSSALYQTGAEDLETAQRAKYAALADAVRVQPGERVLEIGCGWGGFAAYLAKERGAQVTGLTISQEQLEFGRAHIERLGLAGLVDLQLRDYRAEDGKYDRIVSVEMFEAVGEAYWPDFFDMLARCLKPGGRAGLQVITIQEKYFEHYRRGTDFIQHYVFPGGMLPTPTHLRTLGHEAGLDQISERVFGESYARTLSEWRAAFLQNWDEIAPMGFDDRFKRLWLYYFHYCEAGFRAGNIDVRQVIYDHAQN; encoded by the coding sequence ATGACCCTCATTGACCCGATCCCTCTGCCCGCCCAAGACGCCCAGCTTCTGACCGCGGAAAATCGCAAGGCATTGACCCGGCATCTTCCCGCAATGGTGCGGCAAGCGCTTGGCATTCTGACGACGCTTGAATATGGGACCCTGGATATCGCCCTGCCCGGCGGCGCGTGCTTTCGCATCGAGACATCGACCCCTCAACCGTCGGCGGACATCACGATCCGATCCTACGATTTCATAGCCAAGGCGATCCGTCGCGGCGATATCGGTGTGGCCGAGGGCTTCATGGACGCGGAGTGGTCTTCAACCGATCTGACCCGCTTCCTCGAACTCTTCTGTTACAACGCGCATCTCATTCACGAGCGGATCGACAGCAATCCCATCGCGCGGCTTATGCTGCGCTTTCAGCATTGGCTTAATCGCAACACCAAAACCCAGGCCCGCCGAAACATCGCGGCCCATTATGACCTGGGCAATCCCTTCTATGAGCTTTGGCTCGATCCTTCGATGACCTACTCGTCCGCCCTTTACCAAACGGGCGCCGAAGATCTTGAAACCGCCCAGCGCGCCAAGTACGCGGCCCTCGCTGACGCAGTTAGAGTTCAACCTGGCGAACGAGTGCTAGAGATCGGTTGCGGCTGGGGCGGCTTTGCCGCTTACCTCGCCAAAGAGCGTGGGGCGCAAGTTACCGGCCTGACCATCAGTCAGGAACAGCTGGAGTTCGGGCGAGCCCACATAGAGCGCCTGGGCCTCGCCGGCCTTGTCGATCTACAACTACGGGACTACCGGGCAGAAGATGGAAAATACGACCGGATCGTCTCGGTCGAGATGTTCGAGGCGGTGGGAGAGGCATACTGGCCAGACTTTTTCGATATGCTTGCCCGCTGTCTCAAACCCGGAGGACGCGCAGGGCTGCAGGTTATCACGATCCAGGAGAAGTACTTCGAGCATTACCGACGCGGGACAGATTTCATACAGCACTACGTCTTTCCGGGGGGCATGCTGCCAACGCCGACCCACCTTCGTACCCTTGGCCATGAGGCGGGGTTGGACCAAATTTCGGAGCGGGTGTTTGGTGAAAGCTATGCCCGCACCCTCAGTGAATGGCGCGCCGCGTTTCTTCAGAACTGGGACGAGATTGCGCCAATGGGCTTTGATGATCGTTTCAAACGCCTCTGGCTTTATTACTTTCACTACTGCGAAGCCGGGTTTCGCGCTGGCAATATCGACGTGCGGCAGGTGATCTACGACCACGCGCAAAACTGA